A window of Acidobacteriota bacterium genomic DNA:
GTGCATTGAGTAGATCTTCGACTGATACCGCGAGACCGCAAGCGCATCCTGATCAAAGTCGCTGTCGGGGGGGGGCCAGGACCGCCCGTACACTATAGCCCATACTTCACTTACTAGAAGCGCTCGCCGCTTTTGCTCGCCGCATCGGTTATCACCTTAACAAGGACCGACGCGGGCGCGAGCCCATAGGTCCGGGTCCAATAGCCGGCCGCCTCCTTACCCACGAGCACCATCGGCGTGTGATCGGTCTTATCTGAGACTGCCGCGCCGAGCGCTTTCAATACGAGGTCGATCTCGTGCTTGTTGCCGGTGACGAAGATCCATCCCGGCCCAGCTTTGAACTTCGCGGCAAATGCCTTCAGCCTCTCCGGCACGTCGATCACCGGATCGACGCTTATCGAGATCAATATTACGTCGCGGCCTACGCGATCACCCATTTCTTGCTGAACCCGGCGAAACGTAGCAGCCAGCGGCGGGCAGATCGTCGTGCAAGTCGTAAAGATGAAATTGATCGCGACCGTTTTGTCTTTCACTATGTCCGTGAAGAACTTCAGCTTCTTGCCATCCTGATCGTATACAGTCACGTCCGGAATCTGGAGCTTGATGTCCGAGCCGGGCTCCGCATTAGAAGTCGGCGAGCTGTTATCTTTCCGAGCTGAATCGCTATCGCTCTTAGTTAGTCTCAAATCCATCCCGCATTTCGGACACTTTCCTGGCTTGTTGGATTTCACATCAGGGTCCATCACGCAGTAGTAGCGGGCTGCCGTCTGTTTGGCTTGAGGTTTTTGTGCCAGCGC
This region includes:
- a CDS encoding SCO family protein, with the translated sequence MKVGITATLMLSIMLVIGGLAGTSLALAQKPQAKQTAARYYCVMDPDVKSNKPGKCPKCGMDLRLTKSDSDSARKDNSSPTSNAEPGSDIKLQIPDVTVYDQDGKKLKFFTDIVKDKTVAINFIFTTCTTICPPLAATFRRVQQEMGDRVGRDVILISISVDPVIDVPERLKAFAAKFKAGPGWIFVTGNKHEIDLVLKALGAAVSDKTDHTPMVLVGKEAAGYWTRTYGLAPASVLVKVITDAASKSGERF